The Natronomonas salsuginis genome includes a region encoding these proteins:
- the hisA gene encoding 1-(5-phosphoribosyl)-5-[(5-phosphoribosylamino)methylideneamino]imidazole-4-carboxamide isomerase, whose protein sequence is MFPSFEVVPAVDMQDGQVVQLVGGERGTGKRYGDPVEAAERWVDAGANTLHLVDLDGAFEGERANAAAVEAIVESVDVALQLGGGIRTAGDAVGLLEAGVDRVILGTAAVENPEIVAEISETHPGTVMVSLDAKDGEVVVSGWTEGTGLDPAEAAARYEAAGAGAILFTDVDVEGQLEGVRREPVERVVEAVDIPVVASGGVSTLDDVRALREVGAAAVVVGTALYEGRFTLDAAMRA, encoded by the coding sequence GTGTTCCCCTCTTTCGAAGTCGTCCCAGCCGTCGACATGCAGGACGGACAGGTGGTCCAGCTCGTCGGCGGCGAGCGCGGGACGGGCAAGCGGTACGGCGATCCGGTCGAGGCGGCCGAGCGGTGGGTCGACGCCGGCGCGAACACCCTCCACCTCGTCGACCTCGACGGGGCCTTCGAGGGCGAACGGGCGAACGCCGCCGCCGTCGAGGCGATCGTCGAGTCGGTCGACGTGGCTCTCCAACTCGGCGGCGGCATTCGAACCGCTGGGGACGCGGTCGGGCTCCTCGAGGCGGGCGTCGACCGTGTCATCCTCGGGACGGCGGCCGTCGAGAACCCCGAGATCGTCGCCGAGATCAGCGAGACGCATCCGGGGACGGTGATGGTGAGCCTCGACGCGAAGGACGGCGAGGTCGTCGTCTCCGGATGGACCGAGGGGACCGGGCTCGATCCCGCCGAGGCCGCCGCGCGCTACGAGGCAGCGGGGGCGGGCGCGATCCTCTTTACCGACGTCGACGTGGAGGGGCAACTCGAGGGCGTCCGCCGCGAGCCAGTCGAGCGCGTCGTCGAGGCGGTCGACATCCCGGTCGTCGCGAGCGGGGGCGTCTCGACGCTCGACGACGTGCGGGCGCTCAGAGAGGTCGGGGCCGCCGCGGTCGTCGTCGGAACGGCGCTGTACGAGGGGCGGTTCACGCTCGACGCGGCGATGCGGGCGTGA
- a CDS encoding cobalt-precorrin-7 (C(5))-methyltransferase, protein MTDAVDFPDDPGAFAARRPEPDPTDDAPVHAVGIGPGNLEYLTPRGARAIREADVVVGFETVVDFVQDEITGEALTCGYRDEPEVLAEFADRVAEGARGTAVLMGDPNHSGYQFVGKVESAVDAPVRVIPGISSLQIAASRARTPMEETTFVTLHKSGPIEADLERLERDAGDRHLLVLPRPFDWMPERIAHRLLESGAPDCEALVCERLTHDDEAITRASLSELAADVDSEEGTAFSDLSVLAVRR, encoded by the coding sequence ATGACCGACGCCGTCGACTTCCCCGACGACCCGGGTGCGTTCGCTGCGCGTCGCCCCGAACCCGATCCGACCGACGACGCGCCCGTCCACGCCGTCGGGATCGGCCCCGGCAACCTCGAATACCTCACCCCGCGCGGTGCGCGCGCGATCCGCGAGGCGGACGTGGTCGTCGGCTTCGAGACGGTCGTCGACTTCGTCCAGGACGAAATCACAGGCGAGGCGCTGACCTGCGGCTACAGGGACGAACCCGAGGTACTCGCTGAGTTCGCCGACCGGGTCGCCGAGGGCGCGCGCGGGACGGCCGTCCTGATGGGCGATCCGAACCACTCGGGCTACCAGTTCGTCGGTAAGGTCGAATCGGCGGTCGACGCGCCAGTACGGGTGATCCCGGGGATCTCCTCGCTGCAGATTGCCGCCTCGCGCGCCCGGACGCCGATGGAGGAGACGACGTTCGTCACCCTCCACAAGAGCGGGCCGATCGAGGCCGATCTCGAACGCCTCGAACGCGACGCCGGCGACAGACACCTGCTCGTGTTGCCGCGCCCGTTCGATTGGATGCCCGAGCGGATCGCCCACCGGCTGCTCGAATCGGGCGCGCCTGACTGCGAGGCCCTCGTCTGCGAGCGACTGACCCACGACGACGAGGCGATCACACGCGCGTCGCTGTCGGAGCTGGCCGCCGATGTCGACTCGGAGGAGGGCACCGCCTTCTCCGATCTGTCCGTGCTCGCCGTTCGGCGGTAG
- a CDS encoding nicotinate-nucleotide--dimethylbenzimidazole phosphoribosyltransferase — protein MTRFVLCAGTTRTAQIDEISAAGADPELMVHTPSADSEILTYGRPVRSPVVPVSPTGCPTPAVVTRAVVERLGLDTTVVDAGLAEPTGAPTVTVGAHSGGDIRERDPVPSAPGAFAAARQFGRQLPDDELFLAETVPGGTTTALGVLTALGEADVLGPDDEVVDGAVSSSLPENPLELKREVVAEALGSSALSPGDAAGEPTVALRRAGDPALAVVAGLAAGALETDTAVTLAGGTQLVAAAACLRHGGYGGSLSLATTSFVAEDSSIDLDRAASELDLDLTVTDPGFTDDHPAMAAYNAGEAKEGVGMGGALALADRAAVPMAEIREGIREVYDRLLAEADREVPAP, from the coding sequence ATGACTCGATTCGTGCTCTGCGCCGGGACGACCCGGACCGCCCAGATCGACGAAATTAGCGCGGCCGGTGCCGATCCCGAACTGATGGTTCACACGCCCAGCGCCGACAGCGAGATCCTGACCTACGGCCGGCCGGTCCGGTCGCCGGTCGTCCCCGTCTCGCCGACCGGCTGTCCGACGCCAGCTGTCGTCACGCGCGCCGTCGTCGAACGGCTCGGCCTCGACACGACGGTCGTTGACGCCGGCTTAGCCGAACCGACCGGCGCGCCGACGGTCACCGTCGGCGCACACTCCGGTGGCGACATCAGAGAGCGCGACCCAGTCCCCTCCGCACCCGGTGCGTTCGCCGCGGCGCGGCAGTTCGGCCGACAGCTCCCCGACGACGAGCTGTTTCTGGCCGAAACGGTCCCCGGTGGGACGACGACGGCCCTCGGCGTGCTGACCGCGCTTGGAGAGGCCGACGTGTTGGGTCCCGACGACGAGGTCGTCGACGGCGCGGTCTCCTCGTCGCTCCCGGAGAACCCCCTCGAACTGAAACGGGAGGTCGTCGCCGAGGCGCTCGGCTCGTCGGCGCTCTCGCCCGGCGACGCGGCCGGCGAACCGACTGTCGCGTTGCGTCGGGCCGGCGACCCCGCCCTCGCCGTCGTCGCCGGCCTCGCCGCGGGCGCGCTCGAAACCGACACCGCGGTGACGCTCGCGGGCGGGACCCAACTCGTCGCCGCCGCCGCCTGCCTCCGCCACGGCGGGTACGGGGGCTCGCTGTCGCTCGCGACGACCTCCTTCGTTGCCGAAGACTCCTCGATCGACCTCGACCGGGCCGCCTCCGAGCTCGATCTCGACCTCACCGTCACCGATCCCGGCTTCACCGACGACCACCCCGCGATGGCCGCCTACAACGCGGGCGAGGCGAAGGAAGGGGTCGGGATGGGCGGCGCGCTCGCGCTCGCCGACCGGGCCGCGGTGCCGATGGCCGAGATCCGCGAGGGGATCCGCGAGGTGTACGATCGCCTCCTCGCCGAGGCCGACCGCGAGGTGCCCGCGCCGTGA
- a CDS encoding helix-turn-helix transcriptional regulator, producing MDGIDEELAFLLRSDNRIEVLSALDDAAPLDRYELEGRLGASRRTITRIVGTLSERGYLRERDSGYALSAFGIAIARAYNGYRETAGLADRYRLLLRHLDADRLALDPELLRGAELIVATESSPYAILDRMLQLRAEATRVRELAPTVGAKSLGQLAERVEAEEGFEFEAVLPAPALDDAASHPEYAEAQRTIQASGAVDLYVSSASFSFVLGVMDGTAVVGVQVDDRPYALVESTRPEFREWVDSRLDEYRAGATPITKC from the coding sequence ATGGACGGGATCGACGAGGAACTCGCCTTTCTACTGCGATCCGACAACCGGATCGAGGTGCTTTCGGCGCTCGACGACGCGGCCCCGCTCGACCGATACGAACTTGAGGGCCGCCTCGGCGCGTCGAGGCGGACGATCACCCGTATCGTGGGGACCCTCTCCGAGCGCGGGTACCTCCGCGAGCGCGACTCGGGATACGCGCTCTCGGCGTTCGGGATCGCGATCGCGCGTGCATACAACGGCTACCGAGAGACCGCCGGGCTCGCCGACCGGTACCGACTGCTCCTCCGACATCTCGACGCCGATCGGCTCGCACTCGACCCCGAACTGCTCAGGGGTGCGGAGCTGATCGTCGCGACCGAGTCCAGTCCGTACGCCATCCTCGATCGGATGCTCCAACTGCGGGCGGAGGCGACGCGGGTCCGAGAACTGGCCCCGACGGTCGGGGCCAAGAGTCTCGGCCAACTCGCCGAGCGGGTCGAGGCTGAGGAGGGGTTCGAATTCGAGGCCGTTCTCCCGGCCCCGGCGCTCGACGACGCCGCATCACACCCGGAGTACGCCGAGGCTCAGCGGACGATCCAGGCGTCCGGGGCGGTCGATCTCTACGTCTCCTCGGCGTCGTTCTCGTTCGTGCTCGGCGTTATGGACGGAACGGCCGTCGTCGGCGTCCAGGTCGACGACCGCCCGTACGCGCTCGTCGAGAGTACACGCCCCGAGTTCCGCGAGTGGGTCGACTCCCGCCTCGACGAGTATCGGGCCGGGGCGACCCCGATCACCAAGTGCTAA
- the fer gene encoding ferredoxin Fer has translation MPTVEYLNYEVLDDNGWDMDDDDLFDNAADAGLSDEDHGSLEVAEGEYILEAAEAQGFDWPFSCRAGACANCAAIVKEGEIDMDMQQILSDEEVEEKMVRLTCIGSPAADEVQIVYNAKHLDYLQNRVI, from the coding sequence ATGCCCACTGTAGAATACCTCAATTACGAAGTGCTGGACGACAACGGCTGGGACATGGACGACGACGACCTCTTCGACAACGCGGCCGACGCCGGTCTCAGCGACGAGGACCACGGCTCGCTTGAGGTCGCCGAGGGCGAGTACATCCTCGAAGCCGCCGAAGCCCAGGGCTTCGACTGGCCGTTTTCGTGCCGCGCCGGCGCGTGTGCGAACTGCGCCGCCATCGTCAAAGAGGGTGAGATCGACATGGACATGCAGCAGATCCTCTCCGACGAGGAAGTCGAAGAGAAGATGGTCCGACTGACCTGCATCGGCAGCCCCGCCGCCGACGAGGTTCAGATCGTCTACAACGCGAAACACCTCGACTACCTGCAGAACCGCGTCATCTGA
- a CDS encoding precorrin-8X methylmutase yields MTDATDDEFEAYADLGATTADAMEIAETSMDRVHELVPQETLADRIRAKSVHATGDSEFQHLVRFTGTDDSEPVRAGARAVSNERPIVTDITMVQAGITGRGHDCPVRKAIGNGAELAAETGMTRTAAAVLELDREGVYDDAIATIGNAPTAALALADCIEQGTRPAVVVATPVGFVKAAESRERIREVCADHGVPAITNVGRRGGSGLAAGLTNELIHVASDARNGDVVLDE; encoded by the coding sequence ATGACTGACGCGACCGACGACGAGTTCGAGGCGTACGCCGACCTCGGCGCGACGACCGCCGACGCGATGGAGATCGCCGAGACGAGCATGGACCGGGTCCACGAACTGGTGCCTCAGGAGACGCTCGCAGATCGGATCCGGGCCAAATCCGTCCACGCGACCGGCGACTCGGAGTTCCAGCATCTCGTGCGCTTCACCGGAACCGACGACTCCGAGCCGGTTCGGGCTGGCGCGCGCGCCGTGTCGAACGAGCGCCCGATCGTCACCGACATCACGATGGTGCAGGCGGGGATCACGGGCCGGGGCCACGACTGCCCCGTTCGCAAGGCGATCGGCAACGGTGCCGAGTTGGCCGCCGAGACGGGGATGACGCGGACGGCGGCCGCGGTGCTCGAACTCGACCGCGAGGGCGTCTACGACGACGCGATCGCGACGATCGGCAACGCCCCGACCGCCGCCCTGGCGCTCGCCGACTGCATCGAACAGGGCACCCGGCCGGCGGTCGTCGTCGCCACCCCGGTCGGCTTCGTCAAGGCCGCCGAGAGCCGCGAGCGGATCCGCGAGGTGTGTGCCGACCACGGCGTCCCGGCGATCACCAACGTCGGCCGCCGCGGCGGGAGCGGGCTCGCCGCGGGGCTGACGAACGAGCTGATCCACGTCGCGAGCGACGCCCGAAACGGTGACGTGGTGCTGGACGAATGA
- a CDS encoding CbiX/SirB N-terminal domain-containing protein — MTDTLVLVGRRHTERASRRHAERLRDRAVADRVVVATYENEPTELAESAAIRTSRVDAGDDTYVVPMAPAPDHDTTRAIPGALPRAHHCEPVGTSPAIVRGLADRAEAVVTPGEEASLALVAFGETAGSKSHATTEEQATRLRETTTYGEVATAYLVQNPAVECLRYNLSGDRTVVVPFFLAACEESERAIPEKLELDRGGLAYADPLGTHEAVTDAIEAEFAKARALGSGTATVRPVATDGRGH; from the coding sequence ATGACAGACACACTCGTGCTCGTCGGCAGACGCCACACAGAGCGTGCGTCGAGACGGCACGCCGAGCGGCTTCGGGATCGGGCGGTCGCCGACCGCGTGGTCGTCGCGACCTACGAAAACGAGCCGACGGAGCTCGCGGAGAGCGCGGCGATTCGGACGTCGAGAGTCGATGCCGGAGACGACACGTACGTCGTGCCGATGGCACCCGCGCCCGACCACGACACGACGCGGGCGATCCCCGGGGCGCTCCCCAGAGCTCACCACTGCGAGCCGGTCGGGACGAGCCCAGCTATCGTTCGGGGCCTCGCCGACAGGGCCGAAGCGGTGGTCACCCCCGGCGAGGAGGCGTCGCTGGCGCTCGTCGCCTTCGGCGAGACGGCCGGGTCGAAATCGCACGCGACGACCGAAGAACAGGCGACCAGGCTCCGCGAGACGACCACCTACGGCGAGGTCGCGACGGCGTATCTGGTGCAGAACCCCGCCGTCGAGTGCCTTCGGTACAATCTCTCGGGCGACCGCACCGTCGTCGTTCCTTTCTTCCTCGCCGCCTGCGAGGAGAGCGAGCGCGCGATCCCCGAGAAGCTCGAACTCGATCGTGGCGGCCTCGCGTACGCCGATCCGCTCGGCACCCACGAAGCCGTCACCGACGCCATCGAAGCAGAGTTCGCGAAGGCGCGCGCGCTCGGCTCCGGAACCGCCACGGTCCGTCCCGTCGCGACCGACGGTCGCGGGCACTGA
- a CDS encoding cobyrinic acid a,c-diamide synthase produces MRGVVLAGTSSGVGKTVASIALFEGLKTAGYEPQPAKGGPDFIDPSHHAAVCDRPSRSLDPWLSGEDGCLRNYWRGSGDVCVVEGMMGLYDGTNSTAYIAETLDLPVVLVVDAKAGMESVAASALGFREYAAVAGREIDVVGVIAQRAHGGRHAEGIRDALPEGLAYLGRIPPLSGLEIPDRHLGLHMGGEAPIEPETLREASEHLEIERLVDLAREPPRPEPEPSGAKTDATVAVADDSAFCFKYPATVERLAERASVLTFSPVAGDPLPDCDGVYLPGGYPELHGSALESGGTLDELGERAADGLPILGECGGLMALAETLTDADGETHRMAGVLPADVRMCDRYQALDHVELRARDDALTAEAGETIRGHEFHYSAADVAADATFAFDVERGDGIADGKEGLSEYRTLGTYAHVHADSGAFDRFVDRL; encoded by the coding sequence GTGAGGGGTGTCGTCCTCGCGGGCACGTCCTCCGGCGTCGGCAAGACGGTCGCCTCGATCGCCCTCTTCGAGGGACTGAAGACGGCAGGCTACGAACCACAGCCCGCCAAGGGCGGCCCGGACTTCATCGATCCCAGCCACCACGCCGCCGTCTGCGACCGCCCCTCCCGGAGCCTCGATCCGTGGCTCTCCGGCGAGGACGGCTGTCTGCGCAACTACTGGCGCGGGTCGGGCGACGTCTGCGTCGTCGAGGGGATGATGGGGCTGTACGACGGGACGAACTCGACGGCGTACATCGCCGAGACGCTCGACCTCCCCGTGGTGCTCGTTGTCGACGCGAAGGCGGGTATGGAGAGCGTCGCCGCCTCGGCGCTCGGTTTCCGGGAGTACGCCGCGGTGGCCGGACGGGAGATCGACGTCGTCGGCGTCATCGCCCAGCGCGCCCACGGCGGCCGTCACGCCGAGGGGATCCGCGATGCGTTGCCTGAGGGTCTCGCGTATCTCGGCCGCATCCCGCCGTTGTCGGGGCTCGAAATCCCCGACCGACACCTCGGCCTCCACATGGGCGGGGAGGCCCCGATCGAGCCCGAGACGCTCCGGGAGGCGAGCGAGCACCTCGAGATCGAACGGCTGGTCGACCTCGCCCGAGAGCCGCCACGCCCCGAGCCCGAACCCTCGGGAGCAAAAACGGACGCGACGGTCGCCGTGGCCGACGACAGCGCGTTCTGTTTTAAATATCCCGCGACCGTCGAACGGCTCGCGGAGCGCGCCTCGGTCCTCACGTTCTCGCCTGTCGCCGGCGATCCGCTGCCGGACTGCGACGGCGTCTACCTCCCCGGCGGCTATCCCGAACTCCACGGCTCGGCGCTGGAATCGGGCGGCACCCTCGACGAACTGGGCGAGCGCGCCGCCGACGGCCTTCCCATCCTGGGCGAGTGCGGTGGGCTGATGGCGCTCGCCGAGACGCTGACCGACGCCGACGGCGAGACGCATCGGATGGCCGGCGTCCTCCCCGCCGACGTGCGGATGTGCGACCGCTACCAGGCGCTCGACCACGTCGAACTGCGCGCCCGCGACGACGCGCTCACCGCCGAGGCGGGCGAGACGATCCGCGGCCACGAGTTCCACTACTCGGCGGCCGACGTGGCCGCCGACGCGACCTTCGCCTTCGACGTCGAGCGCGGCGACGGGATCGCCGACGGGAAGGAGGGGCTCTCCGAGTACCGGACGCTCGGCACCTACGCGCACGTCCACGCCGACTCGGGCGCGTTCGACCGGTTCGTCGACCGTTTATAA
- the pstB gene encoding phosphate ABC transporter ATP-binding protein PstB produces the protein MANNELTATGSETDTDAETDANRLITTAVEAETTERTGVSETVIETRDLDVYYGDEQALDSVSIEIPEHGVTALIGPSGCGKSTFLRCINRMNDLIDACRVEGEVVFKRKNVYDDDVDPVALRRTIGQVFQKPNPFPKSIRENVTYGLEVQGKSATDEDVERALKGAALWDEVKDQLDSSGLDLSGGQQQRLCIARAIAPDPEVILMDEPTSALDPVAASKIEDLIDDLAEEYTVVIVTHNMQQAARISDKTAVFLTGGELVEFDETATIFENPSDSRVEDYITGKFG, from the coding sequence ATGGCAAACAACGAACTCACTGCGACCGGTTCGGAGACGGACACGGACGCAGAGACGGACGCGAACCGACTGATAACGACGGCGGTCGAAGCCGAGACCACCGAACGCACTGGGGTGTCCGAGACGGTCATCGAGACCCGTGATCTCGACGTGTACTACGGGGACGAGCAGGCGCTCGATAGCGTCTCGATCGAGATTCCGGAGCACGGCGTGACGGCGCTGATCGGCCCCTCCGGCTGCGGCAAGTCGACGTTCCTGCGGTGTATCAACCGGATGAACGATCTGATCGACGCCTGTCGCGTCGAAGGCGAGGTCGTCTTCAAGCGCAAGAACGTCTACGACGACGACGTCGATCCGGTCGCCCTGCGGCGGACGATCGGCCAGGTGTTCCAGAAGCCGAACCCGTTTCCGAAGTCGATTCGCGAGAACGTCACGTACGGCCTCGAAGTGCAGGGCAAATCAGCCACCGACGAGGATGTCGAGCGCGCGCTCAAGGGCGCGGCGCTGTGGGACGAGGTCAAAGACCAACTCGATTCGTCGGGGCTCGACCTCTCCGGGGGTCAACAACAGCGACTCTGTATCGCCCGCGCGATCGCCCCCGACCCGGAGGTCATCCTCATGGACGAGCCCACGTCGGCGCTCGACCCGGTGGCCGCCTCGAAGATCGAGGATCTGATCGACGACCTCGCCGAGGAGTACACCGTCGTCATCGTCACCCACAACATGCAGCAGGCAGCGCGAATCTCGGATAAGACCGCCGTCTTTCTCACCGGCGGCGAACTCGTCGAGTTCGACGAGACCGCCACGATCTTCGAGAACCCGAGCGACAGCCGCGTCGAGGACTACATCACCGGCAAGTTCGGATAG